The following coding sequences are from one Nonlabens arenilitoris window:
- a CDS encoding TlpA disulfide reductase family protein, translating to MKYLLPIIALLITVSCNEKAKNDNTYFIEGDAPGVYNGMRVYLNKLNAANSPVVIDTAIVMNEKFHFDKGEKKDFAEVRFLSMETGNDRMIFIEGDEPLKIKINQDSLWASSVTGSKENKILYDFRADQAAYQKRTNEFKTARGEAYRSGDQQKGDDVTKSWMDAEEAYKNEVFDIVKSNPNKLVSSMIIGDLLNSKLIDTDKALELFDLLEGDVKETAITKSLESYLTKFSTTAIGAKAPLFEGKTPDGDVLKLDDVMGKVTLIDFWASWCGPCRRENPNVVRAYKEYHDKGFNIISVSLDRQNAEAAWKAAIEKDEMDWYHISRLMHWQDPIAKLYNVSSIPATFLLDENGIIIAKDLRGQALHDKLAELL from the coding sequence ATGAAATATCTACTGCCTATTATAGCTCTTTTAATCACAGTTTCTTGTAATGAAAAGGCTAAAAATGATAATACTTATTTTATAGAAGGTGATGCGCCAGGTGTCTATAATGGTATGAGAGTTTATCTTAATAAACTTAACGCGGCTAATAGTCCAGTTGTTATTGACACTGCAATAGTGATGAATGAAAAATTTCATTTTGATAAAGGTGAAAAGAAGGATTTTGCCGAAGTACGTTTCTTATCTATGGAAACTGGTAATGATCGCATGATATTTATAGAAGGTGATGAACCTTTAAAAATTAAAATAAATCAAGATTCCTTATGGGCTAGTTCTGTAACTGGTAGTAAAGAGAATAAGATTCTTTATGACTTTAGAGCAGATCAAGCGGCATATCAAAAAAGAACAAATGAGTTTAAAACAGCTCGTGGTGAGGCATATCGATCTGGTGATCAACAAAAAGGTGATGATGTAACAAAATCATGGATGGATGCTGAAGAGGCTTATAAAAATGAAGTTTTTGATATTGTAAAATCTAATCCCAATAAATTAGTAAGTAGTATGATTATTGGTGATTTATTAAATTCTAAGTTAATTGATACAGATAAGGCTTTGGAATTATTTGACCTGCTAGAAGGTGATGTGAAGGAAACAGCGATTACAAAAAGTTTAGAGAGCTACCTTACTAAATTCTCTACTACTGCAATAGGTGCAAAAGCGCCTTTATTTGAAGGTAAAACACCTGATGGTGATGTCTTAAAATTAGATGATGTTATGGGTAAAGTAACGCTTATTGATTTCTGGGCATCGTGGTGTGGACCATGTAGAAGAGAAAATCCTAATGTAGTAAGAGCTTATAAAGAATATCATGATAAAGGATTTAATATTATAAGTGTTTCTTTAGATCGCCAAAACGCAGAAGCTGCATGGAAAGCCGCCATTGAAAAAGATGAAATGGACTGGTATCACATTTCAAGATTAATGCACTGGCAAGATCCTATCGCAAAGCTTTATAACGTTAGTAGTATACCTGCTACATTTTTACTAGATGAAAATGGTATTATAATCGCAAAAGACTTGCGTGGTCAAGCTTTACATGATAAACTAGCAGAACTTCTATAG
- a CDS encoding GAF domain-containing protein encodes MNMLPEDFMMEVTLSFHKVIAHYRERLKTETNPIAIAFLNATLDYVNQHPRLEDGLKIEEIEQEKEVINTLLSDLFPTALTLNEIKAATIPFSDFLFNKTQRFENLLSHSKDQQFSLLSNTDFDYFTMASGVILKEIYNADIDLSKPLHCQIPDKNGNLKSYRITYNADFVEVELKEEKYRLSEDNIKELLRNPEDKELWKSKFPKNSYTFKGFGIISLTDVTMDNAISDLKTVLLGNLGEKSTHETEKVEKIFKQMFNIEDLQVGFTVYNNVDMLFENMVYSDSSSFLLGSSHEKNCNNALCADSYAHLLRDFTPLVITDVKQYRETVDNTFLPDNLINAGFNSAIFYPISHEGRLLGILELASFTPYLLNVFNAQKLDGISDYLKMALIRSEQEYETTIKALIQTECTSIHPSVQWKFEQEARRLIRSRAESLDDSFKDLVFEDVSPLYGQIDVVGSSDARNEAIKTDLISQLELVSEIFAFAKANEPLPIYDQIIHRIHKFQEELEHNNINANTEREIISILEGEVNPFMDHVKELSKKLRQLVTDYEAALNSESGVIFTNRDNYDTTVQVVNERLARFLDRKQKEAQEIYPHFFERYKTDGVEHNIYVGSSIVRGQSYNPVYLYNLRLWQLQTMIQMENKFYQYQESLPVQIEAASMILVFGNTLGIRYRIDEKRFDVDGAYNARYEVVKKRIDKANIKGTNERITQKGKISIIYTNHESELEYLRYISFLQDQKYLNDEIELLELEDVQGVVGLKAIRVGVLYNKKSEDKKRLTFKDLLQELHQQ; translated from the coding sequence ATGAATATGTTACCTGAAGATTTTATGATGGAAGTGACCTTGAGTTTTCACAAGGTAATTGCACATTATAGGGAACGTCTTAAGACAGAGACTAATCCTATCGCAATCGCATTTCTTAATGCGACATTAGATTATGTGAATCAACATCCTAGATTAGAAGACGGTTTAAAAATTGAAGAAATAGAACAAGAAAAAGAGGTGATTAATACATTACTTTCTGATTTATTTCCTACCGCATTAACACTTAATGAAATAAAAGCCGCCACCATACCATTTTCAGACTTTTTATTTAATAAAACGCAACGTTTTGAAAACTTATTATCTCATTCAAAAGATCAACAGTTTTCATTACTCTCAAATACCGATTTTGATTATTTTACCATGGCTAGTGGTGTCATTCTCAAAGAAATATATAATGCAGACATTGATTTAAGCAAACCATTACATTGTCAGATTCCTGATAAAAATGGTAATTTAAAATCTTATCGTATTACATACAATGCAGATTTTGTAGAGGTTGAACTTAAAGAGGAGAAGTATAGATTATCAGAAGATAACATTAAAGAATTATTGCGCAACCCAGAGGATAAAGAGCTCTGGAAATCTAAATTTCCAAAAAACAGCTACACTTTTAAAGGCTTTGGGATTATAAGTCTAACAGATGTGACTATGGATAATGCCATATCTGATTTAAAAACTGTTTTACTGGGCAATCTAGGAGAAAAATCGACTCATGAAACAGAAAAGGTAGAAAAGATTTTCAAGCAAATGTTCAATATTGAAGATTTGCAAGTAGGCTTTACGGTTTACAATAATGTGGACATGCTTTTTGAAAACATGGTTTACAGTGATTCTAGTAGTTTCTTATTAGGCTCTAGTCATGAAAAAAACTGTAATAATGCACTATGCGCAGACTCTTATGCTCATTTATTGAGAGATTTTACGCCATTAGTAATTACAGATGTAAAACAATATCGTGAGACGGTAGACAACACTTTTTTACCAGATAACCTTATCAATGCAGGATTTAATAGCGCTATATTTTATCCTATATCGCATGAAGGTAGATTACTAGGGATTTTAGAACTGGCCAGTTTTACACCATACCTATTAAATGTCTTTAATGCTCAAAAATTAGATGGCATCTCAGACTATCTTAAAATGGCTTTAATACGATCAGAGCAAGAATATGAAACAACTATTAAAGCACTGATACAGACTGAATGTACATCTATTCATCCTAGTGTTCAGTGGAAATTTGAGCAAGAGGCGCGTCGTTTAATCAGATCACGAGCAGAATCTTTAGATGATAGTTTTAAGGACTTGGTTTTTGAAGATGTGAGTCCTTTATATGGACAAATTGACGTGGTAGGTAGTAGTGATGCGCGCAATGAGGCCATTAAAACAGACTTGATCTCTCAACTCGAGTTGGTTAGTGAGATATTCGCTTTCGCGAAAGCGAATGAGCCATTGCCTATATATGATCAAATTATTCATAGAATCCATAAATTTCAAGAGGAACTGGAGCATAATAATATAAATGCTAATACAGAACGCGAGATTATCAGTATTCTAGAAGGAGAAGTTAACCCTTTTATGGATCATGTTAAGGAACTATCTAAAAAACTGAGGCAACTAGTCACGGACTATGAGGCTGCTTTAAATTCTGAGTCTGGTGTCATTTTTACTAATAGAGATAATTATGATACTACAGTACAGGTCGTTAATGAACGATTAGCTCGTTTTCTAGATCGTAAGCAAAAGGAAGCACAAGAGATTTATCCTCACTTTTTTGAACGTTATAAAACTGATGGTGTAGAGCACAATATCTATGTGGGTTCTAGTATAGTACGTGGACAATCTTATAATCCTGTTTATTTATACAATCTAAGGTTATGGCAACTACAAACCATGATCCAGATGGAGAATAAATTTTATCAATATCAAGAAAGCTTACCGGTTCAAATAGAGGCTGCTTCTATGATATTAGTTTTCGGTAATACACTAGGTATTAGATACCGTATCGATGAAAAGAGATTTGACGTGGACGGTGCTTATAATGCGAGATATGAGGTGGTTAAGAAAAGAATAGATAAGGCCAATATTAAAGGTACAAATGAGCGTATCACTCAAAAAGGTAAAATTTCCATCATCTATACAAATCACGAAAGTGAACTAGAGTACTTAAGATATATTTCTTTCCTTCAAGATCAAAAATATTTGAACGATGAGATTGAACTTTTGGAATTAGAAGATGTTCAAGGAGTTGTAGGGCTTAAAGCCATACGTGTAGGTGTACTCTATAATAAAAAATCAGAAGATAAAAAGCGTTTAACTTTTAAGGATTTGTTGCAGGAATTACATCAGCAATAG
- the glmM gene encoding phosphoglucosamine mutase: MTLIKSISGIRGTIGGEPGDNLTPLDAVKFASAYAKWIKEDSGKKDPTVVIGRDARLSGAMIQALVQNTLVGMGCHIIDLGLSTTPTVEVAVPIEKADGGIILTASHNPKQWNALKLLNNKGEFLNGVEGQKILDTAASEDFNYVEVDDLGTVNVISDYIDRHVDIVLDMPVTKKDAIKAMNFKVVVDGVNSTGGIAVPALLKKLGVEVIELYCEPTGHFPHNPEPLKEHLGDLAAAVVEHKADFGITVDPDVDRLAFMTEEGEMFGEEYTLVACADYILGHQKGNTVSNLSSSRALRDVTEAHDGTYYAAAVGEVNVVTKMKEMDAVIGGEGNGGIIYPDSHYGRDALVGIAMFLSLLTEKKMKVSALRASYPEYYMSKKKVQLTKGMPVDDIMKDISEKYANENLTTIDGVKIDFPTQWVHMRKSNTEPIIRIYTEAPTQKDADQLADRFIAELEAIAQAYA; this comes from the coding sequence ATGACACTTATAAAATCTATTTCTGGAATTCGCGGAACCATTGGCGGTGAGCCAGGTGATAATTTAACACCATTGGATGCTGTAAAATTTGCATCAGCTTATGCAAAATGGATTAAAGAAGATTCTGGTAAAAAGGATCCAACGGTTGTTATAGGTAGAGATGCTCGCTTAAGTGGTGCGATGATACAAGCCTTAGTACAAAATACTTTAGTAGGTATGGGATGTCATATTATTGATTTAGGCTTAAGTACTACGCCTACAGTTGAAGTCGCTGTACCTATTGAAAAAGCTGATGGTGGAATTATATTAACTGCAAGTCATAATCCTAAACAATGGAATGCTCTTAAATTATTAAATAATAAAGGTGAGTTTTTAAATGGTGTTGAAGGTCAGAAAATTTTAGATACTGCTGCTTCAGAGGATTTCAATTATGTTGAAGTTGATGATCTAGGTACTGTTAATGTCATCAGTGATTATATTGATAGACATGTTGATATAGTACTAGACATGCCAGTCACTAAAAAAGATGCTATTAAAGCCATGAATTTTAAGGTTGTAGTAGATGGTGTAAATTCAACGGGCGGTATCGCGGTTCCAGCTTTATTGAAGAAATTAGGTGTTGAAGTGATAGAATTATATTGTGAACCAACGGGTCACTTCCCACATAATCCAGAGCCTTTAAAAGAGCACTTAGGTGATCTAGCTGCTGCGGTAGTAGAACATAAGGCAGATTTTGGAATAACAGTTGATCCAGATGTAGATAGACTTGCTTTTATGACTGAGGAAGGTGAAATGTTTGGTGAAGAGTATACATTAGTTGCTTGTGCAGATTATATTTTAGGTCATCAAAAAGGGAATACGGTTTCTAATCTTTCATCTTCTCGTGCATTAAGGGATGTAACTGAAGCTCATGATGGTACTTATTATGCTGCAGCAGTAGGAGAAGTTAATGTGGTCACTAAAATGAAGGAGATGGATGCTGTAATAGGTGGTGAAGGAAATGGAGGAATCATTTATCCAGACTCTCATTACGGTCGTGACGCATTAGTAGGTATAGCCATGTTTTTATCCTTACTTACTGAAAAGAAAATGAAAGTAAGTGCATTAAGAGCTAGTTATCCAGAATATTATATGAGCAAGAAAAAGGTACAGTTAACTAAAGGTATGCCGGTTGATGATATTATGAAAGATATTTCTGAAAAGTATGCTAATGAGAATTTAACGACTATTGATGGTGTGAAAATAGATTTTCCAACTCAATGGGTACATATGCGTAAATCTAATACTGAACCTATTATAAGAATATATACGGAAGCTCCAACTCAAAAAGATGCAGATCAGCTAGCAGATCGCTTTATCGCTGAACTCGAGGCGATAGCACAGGCTTACGCTTAA
- a CDS encoding rhomboid family intramembrane serine protease, with the protein MNQGLDIVTIVIIVACALVSFKGFQDRFFFDKYKFNIAGILRGEQLRFLTSGFLHADLQHLIFNMLTLYFFAHYVVVDLGDIGFLVVYFASLLGGGLLSYFFHKDEYHYSAIGASGAVMGIIYSAILLEPRIYIYGIIPGFVFGIGYLAYSIYGMKNKSDNIGHDAHFGGAVAGYIVTILYDYNIIFEQTLTVILMLLPIVALFVLRKMNKL; encoded by the coding sequence ATGAATCAAGGATTAGATATAGTAACTATAGTGATTATAGTAGCATGTGCATTAGTAAGTTTTAAGGGTTTTCAAGACCGTTTTTTCTTCGATAAGTATAAGTTCAATATAGCAGGTATACTGCGCGGTGAGCAATTGCGGTTTTTAACTAGTGGTTTTCTTCATGCAGATTTACAACATCTCATTTTTAATATGTTAACCTTGTACTTCTTTGCGCATTATGTTGTGGTAGATTTAGGCGATATTGGTTTTTTAGTAGTTTATTTTGCAAGTCTATTAGGTGGTGGTTTACTCAGTTATTTTTTCCATAAAGATGAATATCACTATAGCGCTATAGGTGCAAGTGGCGCTGTGATGGGAATAATTTATTCGGCTATATTGTTGGAACCTAGAATTTATATTTATGGTATTATCCCAGGTTTTGTTTTTGGTATAGGCTATTTAGCTTATTCTATATATGGTATGAAAAATAAGTCAGATAATATAGGACATGATGCTCATTTTGGTGGAGCAGTGGCAGGATATATTGTGACCATTTTATATGATTATAACATCATATTTGAACAAACGCTCACTGTGATATTAATGCTATTGCCTATAGTAGCTTTATTTGTATTAAGAAAAATGAATAAGCTATAG
- a CDS encoding ACP phosphodiesterase produces MNYLAHIYLSGNDTELRIGNFIADSVRGKDFTMFPERVAQGIILHRHIDTFTDSHPTVKLSKDLIRSEYGHWSSVIVDIYYDHFLAANWTDFHQDPLDVYVQQFYADLEKHYDILPAKVQNFLPHMIEQNWINSYATVDGISRIFHQMNHRTRNRSKMNFAPIELVKFYAEMELHFRAFFKDLELHVRKQRKTLDLT; encoded by the coding sequence ATGAATTATCTCGCACATATTTACCTTTCAGGAAATGATACTGAATTGCGCATCGGTAACTTCATAGCAGATTCAGTGCGTGGTAAAGATTTTACAATGTTTCCTGAACGTGTCGCTCAAGGTATTATTTTACATAGACATATCGATACATTTACAGACTCACACCCGACCGTTAAGTTAAGTAAAGACTTAATACGTAGTGAATATGGGCACTGGAGTAGTGTTATTGTTGACATATATTATGATCATTTTCTTGCTGCAAATTGGACAGATTTTCATCAGGATCCACTTGATGTTTATGTCCAGCAATTTTATGCAGATCTAGAGAAACATTATGACATTTTACCTGCTAAGGTTCAGAATTTCTTGCCCCATATGATTGAGCAAAACTGGATCAACAGCTATGCAACCGTAGATGGAATTTCACGCATCTTCCATCAAATGAATCATCGCACACGAAATCGCAGTAAAATGAATTTTGCACCCATAGAACTAGTTAAATTTTATGCTGAGATGGAGCTTCACTTTAGGGCGTTTTTTAAGGATCTAGAATTACATGTAAGAAAGCAGCGTAAAACACTAGATCTAACGTAA
- a CDS encoding Pycsar system effector family protein, with translation MRNHIKLSDIADTKANILLSVNAIIISLALANLIPKLEQVSNRHLLWPTLILVLFSVASIVLSIMSTRPNITSGEFTDDEVRDRKVNLLFFGNFHKMPLNKYKNSVMDLLEEKEEVYESLIKDLYYLGVVLARKYKLLRLTYTIFMIGIIGSVLAFVIAFALLDLDSIADVIPATNP, from the coding sequence TTGCGTAATCATATTAAATTAAGTGACATTGCAGACACTAAGGCTAACATATTGTTATCTGTAAATGCTATTATCATATCTCTAGCACTGGCAAATTTAATACCTAAACTAGAGCAGGTAAGCAATAGACACCTTTTATGGCCTACTCTAATATTAGTCTTATTTTCTGTAGCGAGTATAGTATTATCTATAATGTCTACTAGACCTAATATTACATCTGGTGAATTTACAGATGATGAAGTTAGAGATCGTAAAGTCAACTTACTTTTCTTTGGTAACTTTCATAAAATGCCACTTAATAAGTATAAAAACTCTGTAATGGATTTACTTGAAGAGAAAGAAGAAGTTTATGAATCTTTAATTAAAGATTTATACTATCTAGGTGTTGTACTGGCTAGAAAGTATAAATTATTAAGACTTACTTATACTATTTTTATGATAGGTATTATAGGCTCTGTACTTGCTTTTGTAATTGCGTTTGCCCTACTCGATCTAGATTCTATTGCTGATGTAATTCCTGCAACAAATCCTTAA
- a CDS encoding HD domain-containing protein translates to MTDNIFQKADDFVLELFKTQLDETYVYHNYMHTARVVKSTKEIIENTEIDVKEEQALIIAAWLHDTGYIHGAEGHEERSAQIAEEFLTKHNADQSTITLVKKLILATKFNGTPQTALEEILRDADASHFAKDYYDETSELLKKELELRGIATYTNKEWRQENIRVFTEKHRYYSDYAIKNWNKDKNENLMKLLRKKKKINKNLKRRNLKLI, encoded by the coding sequence ATGACAGATAATATTTTTCAAAAAGCAGATGATTTTGTTCTTGAGTTGTTTAAAACACAACTTGATGAAACTTATGTATATCATAACTACATGCATACCGCAAGAGTCGTTAAAAGTACTAAAGAGATAATTGAAAACACCGAAATCGATGTTAAAGAAGAACAAGCTTTAATTATTGCAGCATGGCTGCACGATACGGGCTACATCCATGGTGCCGAAGGTCATGAAGAACGCAGCGCTCAAATTGCTGAAGAGTTTTTAACAAAACATAATGCAGATCAATCTACTATTACGCTAGTCAAAAAATTAATTCTTGCCACAAAATTTAATGGTACGCCACAAACTGCTTTAGAGGAAATATTAAGAGATGCAGACGCCTCGCACTTTGCAAAAGATTACTATGATGAAACCAGTGAATTACTTAAAAAAGAATTAGAACTGCGTGGTATCGCTACTTATACTAACAAAGAATGGCGACAAGAAAACATAAGAGTGTTTACTGAAAAACATCGCTACTACTCTGACTATGCAATTAAGAACTGGAATAAGGACAAGAATGAGAACCTTATGAAGTTGTTGAGGAAGAAGAAAAAAATAAACAAAAACTTAAAAAGGAGAAACTTAAAGTTGATTTAA
- a CDS encoding lysophospholipid acyltransferase family protein has translation MQAIAFYFFYPLLWFISILPARLTYLLSDFAFLIVFYVIGYRKKVIVKNLKIAFPEKSEKELNILCKKTTQHFCDSFIEVIMSMSMSHKDMLSRFEYTNLHLINDLRAQNRPIIAMFGHQASYEWTMCLDGLVDYKIIAVYKPLANKYFNKLIVDIRQKFNSTMITMREASNSISNSINNGEMAMYGLVADQSPAKYRAQNFTTFFGKTSAVFLGSEKLAKAHDTAVVYLAVEKVKRGHYKATFKTITEHAAQTNDWEITDTFFDLLEKQIRLQPEYYLWSHKRWKATPQNIKRKPVLSPRVQR, from the coding sequence ATGCAAGCGATTGCTTTTTATTTCTTTTATCCACTACTCTGGTTCATCTCTATACTTCCAGCACGACTTACGTATTTATTAAGTGATTTTGCGTTTTTAATTGTTTTTTACGTGATTGGTTATCGTAAAAAAGTAATCGTTAAGAATTTAAAAATAGCCTTTCCTGAGAAGTCAGAAAAGGAATTAAATATCTTATGTAAAAAAACAACTCAACATTTTTGTGATAGCTTTATTGAGGTTATTATGTCTATGTCAATGAGTCACAAAGATATGTTGAGTAGATTTGAATATACCAATCTGCATTTGATTAATGACTTAAGAGCACAAAACAGACCTATCATAGCCATGTTTGGTCATCAAGCGAGTTATGAGTGGACCATGTGTCTAGATGGATTAGTAGATTATAAAATTATTGCTGTTTATAAACCATTAGCTAATAAGTATTTCAATAAACTAATTGTTGATATAAGACAAAAGTTCAATTCAACAATGATTACCATGAGAGAAGCTAGCAACAGCATTTCTAATAGTATTAATAATGGAGAAATGGCAATGTATGGACTTGTTGCAGATCAATCTCCGGCTAAATATAGAGCACAAAATTTCACCACCTTTTTCGGTAAAACAAGTGCGGTCTTTTTGGGCAGTGAGAAACTTGCTAAAGCGCATGATACAGCTGTGGTATATCTAGCCGTAGAAAAAGTCAAAAGAGGTCACTACAAAGCGACTTTTAAAACTATTACAGAGCATGCCGCTCAAACTAACGATTGGGAAATTACCGATACTTTTTTTGATTTACTTGAAAAGCAAATCAGATTGCAACCAGAGTATTACCTCTGGTCGCATAAAAGATGGAAAGCAACACCACAAAATATTAAGCGTAAGCCTGTGCTATCGCCTCGAGTTCAGCGATAA